CCCATGAGGAAACGTGAACGACTAAGCCGGTCCTCGACGATATCGAGCGCGTTGAATAGGCGGTCGAAGGCGGCGTCGTAGGCGTCCTGAGAACCGGCGAAACCGCAGCGGTAGACTCCGTTGTTGATCTCCGTGTAGATATGACGCATCACCTTCTCCATCTCCTCCCGTGATTCCTCGGGCCAGAGATTCGGGGCACCCTCACGGTGGTACTCGGTCCACTGAGTGGAGAAGTCCTCGGTGATCTGCGGGAAGTCGTTGGTCACCACGACGCCGGTGGGCACATCGACGACGGCTGGCACGGTGATTCCGCGCGGATAATCCGGGAAACGCTTGAAGAACGCCTGCTGCAGCCGTTCGATGCCGAGCACTGGGTCCACGCTGCCCGGGTCGAGATCGAACGTCCACGACCGCGCATCATGGGTGGGGCCGGGCATGCCGAGGGAGATGACATCCTCGAGCCCGAGGAGGCGACGGACGATGATCGTCCGATTCGCCCACGGGCAGGCGCGGGCGGCGATCAGGCGATACCGGCCCGGTTCGACGGGCCACTGAGCATTCGGATCGTTGAGGATGCGATCGTCGATGTAGTTCGTATCGCGGTTGAACTCCGCGCCTTCTGTCACATAGCTGGGAGTGTGATCGGTGTTCTCGGACATGACGCTGCCTCCAATGAGTTCGATGAGTTCGACTTCTGCCCTCAGCTTACGACGCTGAGGCAAGCCCTCGCCGAGGCGAGACGAGCACGGCCCGGGCCCGGACCGTTCGAGGTCCGGGCCCGGACCGTTCGAGGTCCGGGCCCGGGCCGTTCGAGGTCCGGGCCCGGGCCGTGCCCACGAGCCGTGCTCGGCGGATCATCCTGGCCGGCAGCGACTGCACCTCAGCCCGCGTAGAGCGCGTCGATTTCGGCGGCGAAGTCCTTGTTGATGAGGTGACGTTTGACCGACTGTTTGGCCGACAGGTAGCCGTTGTCCTCGGTGAGTTCGATCGGCAGGATCGTGAACTTCTTGACTCCTTCGGCGCGCGAGACGGTCTTGTTCATCTGCTCGACTGCCTTGGCCACTTCGGCGTGGACCGCATCGTCGGAGGCGGCTTCGCACAGATCCATCTGCGGCAGATCATGGTTCTTCAACCAGGCCGGGAGCATCTCCGAATCGAGGAAGATCAGCGCCGAGACGAATTTGCGGTTCTCACCGACGAGGACCGGCTGGCCGATGATCGGATGACGACGCAGCACATCCTCGAGCGGAGCCGGGGCGATGTTCTTGCCGCTGGAGGTCACGATGATCTCCTTCTTGCGGCCGTTGATCGTGAGGTAGCCGTCGTCATCGAGTGAGCCGAGGTCACCGGTGCCGAACCAGCCGTCGTGGAACTCCTTGGCCGTGGCCTCGGGGTTGTTCCAGTACTCCAGGAAGACCGGCACGCCCTTGGTCAGGATCTCACCGTCGGGAGCGATCGCCACCGAGACGCCCGGCAGCGGCACGCCGACGGTTCCGATCTTCGACTTCTCCGGAATATTGACGGTGATCGGTGCCGTGGTCTCAGTGAGTCCGTAGCCTTCGAGGACGATGATGCCCAGTCCGCGGAAGAAGTGGCCGAGATGAGAGCCGAGTGCGCCGCCGCCGGAGACCGCATGAGTGACGTTGTCGCCCATGACCGCGCGCAGCTTCGAATAGACGAGCTTGTCGAACAGGGCGTGCTGGAGTCTGAGGCCGGCAGGCACCTTGCCGGTGTCGAGTGCCTTCGAATAGGCGACGGCGACCTGCTCGGCACGGCGGAAGATCTTCTCCTTGCCTCCCGCCTGAGCGGTCGCAAGTGCGGAGTTGAAGACTTTCTCGAAGACGCGGGGCACGCCGAGGATGAACGAGGGACGGAAGCTGCCCATGGCGTCGGTGAGCTTCGTCAGGTCCGACTGGTGGGCCAGCACAGCACCGTTGCTGATGGCCAGGACCTCGATGAACCGGGCGAAGACGTGAGCCTGCGGCAGGAACAGCAGGCAGCGCATCTTCGTGTCCAGAACGCTGGGGATCTGGTGGCGCGCGGCCTGGGCGGTCTGCACGAAGTTCGCGTGGGTGAGCACACAGCCCTTGGGCTTGCCGGTGGTGCCGGAGGTGTAGATGATCGTAGCCACAGATTCGGACGTGACCTGTGAGCGGGCGGCTTCGAGTTCGTCATCGCTGACGTTCTTGCCGGCTTCGGTGAGATCGGCGAAAGCGCCCTCGTCCCAGACCCGTAGGGCCGGCTCCTCGCGTCCGCCGGCCGCGGCCGCTGCCCGCACCCGATCGGCATGCTCGGCGGTGGCGACGAGCCCACGTGTGACATCGGCGTCGGTGAGCATCCAGTTGAGCTGGCTCTCCGAGGAGGTGTCGTAGAACGGCACGGAGATTCCGCCGGCGTACCAGATGGCATAGTCGCTGAGCGTCCACTCATAGGAGGTGGGGCCGAAGATTGCGATCCGGTCACCGACTCCCACGCCCAAGGCGATGAGTCCCTTCGCGGCCGCCTTGACCTCAGCGAGGAATTCGGCCGCGGTCAGTTCGTCCCAACCGTCCCCGTCGGGCTTGGCGACCAGAGGCCGGTTGGGGTTCTCAGCTACCGTGTTGAGGAAGATATCGGTCGTCGACGAGGCGGTATCGACCTCGAAACCGACGACGGGTGTTGACGACTGCGGCATGGTCGTTGAGCTCATGAGTCTCCTTCGAGGACGTAAGTTACTGCTCGGTTATCCTACAGTTCGGCCGGATCTCAGTGAAATCGATCACGTTTGCCGAGATAACCGGCGTCCGCTGCCCTGTGAGCAGTCTAACCAAGTCGAATCAGGGGGTGTTCAGAGTACGATGGTCTGAACCCGCTCACGTCTGTTCAGCGAAGGAAGGTAATGACGACGAACCCTGAGGAGACCGGTTTCCGCTACGACGCGGCGCTGGCCGAAGAGATCGAGAAGTCTTGGCAGCGCACATGGGAGGAATCGGGCACGTTCCACACCCCGAACCCCACCGGAGACCTCAGCGTCCTCGAGCCCCAGGACGTCTCGTCGCCCTACGGTCCGCCGGCCGACCTCAGCGAGCGCGAGTCCCTGTACATCATGGATATGTTCCCGTACCCCTCCGGTGCGGGCCTGCACGTCGGTCACCCCCTGGGGTACCTCGGCACCGACGTCTACGGCCGGTACCAGCGGATGCGCGGACACAACGTCATGCACGCCCTGTCATACGACGCCTTCGGACTGCCCGCCGATCTCTATGCGGTGCAGACCGGTCAGCACCCGCGCATCACCACCGATGCCAATATCGCGAACATGACCGAACAGCTGCGTCGCCTGGGCCTGGCCCACGATGTGCGCCGTCGCTTCGCCACGACCGACGACGAGTTCGTGAAATGGACGCAATGGATCTTCCTGCAGATCTTCAACTCCTGGTACGACTCCGAGGCGACCACCCCCGACGGTGAAGCCAAGGGCGCTGCCCGTCCGATCGACACGCTCATCGAGCAGTTCGCCTCCGGTGCCCGCCCCACACCGGACGGTCGCGCCTGGTCGGATCTGAGCCCGGCCGAGCGGGAGAACGTCCTGCAGGACTTCCGCCTCGCCTATGTCTCCGAATCCCCGGTCAACTGGTGCCCCGGACTGGGCACCGTGCTGGCCAATGAAGAGGTCACCGCCGAGGGCCTGTCCGAACGCGGAAACTATCCGGTCTTCACCCGTCGTCTGCGTCAGTGGAACATGCGCATCACCGCTTACGCCGACCGCCTCATCGACGACCTCGACGTGCTGGACTGGCCGCATGCGATCCATGCGATGCAGGTCAACTGGATCGGCCGGTCGAAGGGCGCCCTGCTGAGCCTGCCCGTTGCCGGTGACGAGACTTCCGAGATCGAGGTCTACACCACGCGCCCGGACACCCTGTTCGGTGCCACCTACCTCGTCCTCAGCCCCGAACACCCGCAGGTCGCCGAACTGACCGCGCAGACATGGGATGAGTCCACCCCCGAGTCCTGGCGTGGGGGAGAGGC
Above is a window of Brevibacterium siliguriense DNA encoding:
- a CDS encoding glutathione S-transferase family protein, whose product is MSENTDHTPSYVTEGAEFNRDTNYIDDRILNDPNAQWPVEPGRYRLIAARACPWANRTIIVRRLLGLEDVISLGMPGPTHDARSWTFDLDPGSVDPVLGIERLQQAFFKRFPDYPRGITVPAVVDVPTGVVVTNDFPQITEDFSTQWTEYHREGAPNLWPEESREEMEKVMRHIYTEINNGVYRCGFAGSQDAYDAAFDRLFNALDIVEDRLSRSRFLMGETITEADVRLFTTLVRFDPVYFGHFKCNRQPLTAFENLWGYARDLYQTPGFGDTVDFVQIKQHYYIVHQDVNPTQIVPKGPDLSGWLSDHGRDSKFGGSPFGEGTAPGPVKPGEEVAPAHTASAWVK
- a CDS encoding AMP-dependent synthetase/ligase — its product is MSSTTMPQSSTPVVGFEVDTASSTTDIFLNTVAENPNRPLVAKPDGDGWDELTAAEFLAEVKAAAKGLIALGVGVGDRIAIFGPTSYEWTLSDYAIWYAGGISVPFYDTSSESQLNWMLTDADVTRGLVATAEHADRVRAAAAAGGREEPALRVWDEGAFADLTEAGKNVSDDELEAARSQVTSESVATIIYTSGTTGKPKGCVLTHANFVQTAQAARHQIPSVLDTKMRCLLFLPQAHVFARFIEVLAISNGAVLAHQSDLTKLTDAMGSFRPSFILGVPRVFEKVFNSALATAQAGGKEKIFRRAEQVAVAYSKALDTGKVPAGLRLQHALFDKLVYSKLRAVMGDNVTHAVSGGGALGSHLGHFFRGLGIIVLEGYGLTETTAPITVNIPEKSKIGTVGVPLPGVSVAIAPDGEILTKGVPVFLEYWNNPEATAKEFHDGWFGTGDLGSLDDDGYLTINGRKKEIIVTSSGKNIAPAPLEDVLRRHPIIGQPVLVGENRKFVSALIFLDSEMLPAWLKNHDLPQMDLCEAASDDAVHAEVAKAVEQMNKTVSRAEGVKKFTILPIELTEDNGYLSAKQSVKRHLINKDFAAEIDALYAG